One Panicum virgatum strain AP13 chromosome 3N, P.virgatum_v5, whole genome shotgun sequence DNA segment encodes these proteins:
- the LOC120664892 gene encoding uncharacterized protein LOC120664892 isoform X2, producing MITLRTFQPPGPCSVIDKRIFSSVSSSPRNPTAPTSMAPPPRRNSPQNPDRRKGEEPWLAASLRPANFLPGLAIGFLLGLLLDLSSSWRPKSRPAPAPAAAPARGSSSNRASKGSFGSGGEELKMVLVVRQDLKMGAGKIASQCAHAATGLYAELMSSNRGLLRQWEQLGQAKIVLTCKNQQEMNRLKETAEHRGIPTFIVADAGRTQVLAGSKTVLAIGPGRKADIDAVTGKLRLLFSTGDTNLVLREFEKCGVILRHQSGPRYGNWIHILYQCSYDARKALQKNGIQLSSGLIVGVKSIDPVHRQQLDKRLIGSNQGGFMVSLPSKPLTLKNTGASNQLGALPRPYDPKANTNVNRDAGRRATGSVAAPAKSIVTNVMDLIFGI from the exons ATGATCACATTGCGCACATTTCAGCCACCCGGCCCATGCAGTGTTATCGACAAGCGCATCTTCTCTTCTGTGTCTTCCTCTCCCCGGAACCCGACAGCTCCAACCTCCAtggctcctccgccgcggcgaaACTCGCCGCAAAATCCCGACCGGAGGAAG GGTGAGGAGCCGTGGCTGGCGGCGAGCCTCCGCCCCGCGAACTTCCTCCCGGGCCTCGCCATCGGgttcctcctcggcctcctcctagACCTGTCGTCATCGTGGAGGCCCAAATCGAGGCCCGCGCCGGCTccggccgcggcgcccgcgcgTGGCTCCAGCTCGAATCGGGCGTCGAAGGGTTCGTTCGGCTCCGGCGGCGAAGAGCTGAAGATG GTTTTGGTCGTGCGTCAGGACCTCAAGATGGGGGCTGGGAAAATAGCGTCTCAATGTGCTC ATGCAGCAACTGGCTTGTATGCAGAATTGATGTCAAG CAATCGAGGTCTTTTGAGACAGTGGGAGCAACTTGGACAAGCTAAGATTGTTTTGACATGCAAGAATCAACAGGAAAT GAACAGGCTAAAGGAAACTGCAGAACATCGAGGTATCCCAACGTTTATTGTGGCTGATGCAGGCCGCACACAG GTGTTGGCTGGATCTAAAACAGTTCTTGCAATAGGGCCAG GGAGGAAAGCTGACATCGATGCAGTTACTGGGAAATTGCGTTTGCT ATTCTCTACTGGAGATACCAACCTTGTTCTTCGGGAATTTGAGAAATGTGGAGTAATATTGAGACATCAGTCTGGTCCAAGATATGGTAACTGGATCCACATATTGTACCAG TGCTCATATGACGCTCGGAAGGCCCTTCAGAAAAATGGTATCCAACTAAGCAGTGGGCTCATAGTTGGAGTGAAATCCATTGATCCAGTGCACCGTCAGCAGCTGGATAAGAGGTTAATTGGAAGCAATCAAGGAGGTTTCATGGTGTCCTTGCCTTCAAAGCCACTTACCCTGAAGAACACAGGTGCATCCAACCAGCTAGGAGCTTTGCCCCGGCCATATGACCCGAAGGCTAACACAAATGTTAACCGAGATGCAGGCCGTCGTGCAACCGGCAGCGTTGCTGCACCAGCAAAATCAATTGTAACCAATGTCATGGATTTGATATTTGGCATTTGA
- the LOC120664892 gene encoding nuclear pore complex protein NUP35-like isoform X1: MASPSRSPAASRRGRSARQSPFFRDLASPIPSHRGVSRFASAASPSATPPPPPIFTLDDRYASEDFSPDPTASDLLPLVSSPSPRAAASRSPSWDRPRGGVSLPAPGSPMDGVVEPARKEVLALPSPESPGTPPPAMTAEAQSPVTPAQAPVRTEPVANGGEAEREEWVTVFGFSTGDTNLVLREFEKCGVILRHQSGPRYGNWIHILYQCSYDARKALQKNGIQLSSGLIVGVKSIDPVHRQQLDKRLIGSNQGGFMVSLPSKPLTLKNTGASNQLGALPRPYDPKANTNVNRDAGRRATGSVAAPAKSIVTNVMDLIFGI, translated from the exons ATGGCTTCCCCCTCCCGCTcccccgccgcctcgcgccgcggccgcagcgCGCGGCAGTCCCCCTTCTTCCGCGACCTCGCCTCCCCGATCCCGTCCCACCGCGGCGTCTCCCGCTTCGCTTCGGCCGCGTCCccctccgccacgccgccgccgccgcccatcttCACCCTCGACGACCGCTACGCCTCCGAGGACTTCTCCCCGGACCCCACAGCCTCCGACCTCCTTCCCCTGGTTTCATCCCCttccccccgcgccgccgccagccgctcGCCGTCATGGGACCGGCCCCGGGGCGGGGTGTCGCTCCCGGCACCGGGATCCCCCATGGATGGGGTCGTGGAGCCGGCCCGGAAGGAGGTGCTCGCTTTGCCTTCTCCCGAGAGCCCTGGCACCCCACCTCCAGCTATGACAGCGGAGGCGCAGTCGCCGGTGACCCCCGCGCAAGCACCGGTTAGGACGGAGCCGGTGGCTAACGGAGGCGAGGCTGAGCGGGAAGAGTGGGTCACCGTATTCGG ATTCTCTACTGGAGATACCAACCTTGTTCTTCGGGAATTTGAGAAATGTGGAGTAATATTGAGACATCAGTCTGGTCCAAGATATGGTAACTGGATCCACATATTGTACCAG TGCTCATATGACGCTCGGAAGGCCCTTCAGAAAAATGGTATCCAACTAAGCAGTGGGCTCATAGTTGGAGTGAAATCCATTGATCCAGTGCACCGTCAGCAGCTGGATAAGAGGTTAATTGGAAGCAATCAAGGAGGTTTCATGGTGTCCTTGCCTTCAAAGCCACTTACCCTGAAGAACACAGGTGCATCCAACCAGCTAGGAGCTTTGCCCCGGCCATATGACCCGAAGGCTAACACAAATGTTAACCGAGATGCAGGCCGTCGTGCAACCGGCAGCGTTGCTGCACCAGCAAAATCAATTGTAACCAATGTCATGGATTTGATATTTGGCATTTGA
- the LOC120664890 gene encoding GATA transcription factor 12-like — protein MEVPAECAGGGRVKKEADLFLVDDLLDLPCDDEEEEVQGAVVEGEGEGSKAEDCGAAGGGEDGGAGNASNDSSTVTALDSCSNSLSGLADGDFSGGLCEPYDQLAELEWLSNYMGEDNFPTEDLKKLQLITGIPPASASAATASAPAPAPAAAAAQPGGGVLPPEASVPGKARSKRSRVAPCSWASRLLVLPPTPTSPPSPASAAISPSESGTAAPAFPAKKTSKPTKKKEAPTTPAPNAAAAAAASAGEGRRCLHCETDKTPQWRTGPLGPKTLCNACGVRYKSGRLVPEYRPAASPTFVVSKHSNSHRKVLELRRQKEAHLHPQHQYQPQPQALGHVGAGASGGLMHAPGPLMFDGPAGPLIGDDFLIHNRVGPDFRQLI, from the exons ATGGAGGTGCCGGCCGAGTGCGCAGGCGGCGGGAGGGTCAAGAAGGAGGCGGACCTCTTCCTCGTCGACGACCTACTGGACCTGCCgtgcgacgacgaggaggaggaggtgcagggggcggtggtggagggggaGGGCGAGGGTAGTAAGGCGGAGGATtgtggcgccgccggcggcggcgaggacggtggcgccGGGAACGCCTCGAACGATTCGTCTACGGTGACTGCGCTGGACAGCTGCAGCAACTCCCTCTCCGGCCTCGCCGACGGGGACTTCTCCGGCGGGCTGTGCGAGCCG TACGACCAATTGGCGGAGTTGGAATGGCTGTCCAACTACATGGGCGAGGACAACTTCCCGACGGAGGACCTCAAGAAGCTGCAGCTCATCACCGGCatcccgccggcctccgcctccgccgccacggcaTCGGCTCCTGCCCCCGCTCCCGCGGCCGCAGCTGcgcagcccggcggcggcgtgttgCCTCCGGAGGCGTCCGTGCCCGGCAAGGCGCGCAGCAAGCGCTCCCGCGTCGCGCCATGCAGCTGGGCCTCCCGCCTGCTCGTGCTACCGCCCACTCCAACCTCGCCGCCATCCCCAGCGTCCGCGGCCATCTCGCCGTCCGAGTCCGGCACCGCGGCACCGGCGTTCCCGGCCAAGAAAACGTCGAAGCCCACCAAGAAGAAGGAAGCGCCGACGACCCCGGCGCCgaacgccgcggccgcggccgcggcgtcggccggggaggggaggaggtgtCTGCATTGCGAGACCGACAAGACGCCGCAGTGGAGGACGGGGCCACTGGGCCCCAAGACGCTGTGCAACGCGTGCGGCGTGCGTTACAAGTCCGGGCGCCTCGTGCCGGAGTACCGTCCGGCGGCGAGCCCGACCTTCGTGGTGTCGAAGCACTCCAACTCCCACCGCAAGGTGCTCGAGCTGCGCCGCCAGAAGGAGGCACACCTGCACCCGCAGCACCAGtaccagccgcagccgcaggcgcTGGGGCACGTTGGCGCCGGGGCCTCCGGCGGGCTAATGCACGCGCCAGGCCCGCTGATGTTCGACGGGCCGGCGGGGCCGCTCATCGGCGACGACTTCTTGATCCACAACCGCGTAGGGCCGGACTTCCGTCAGCTCATCTAG
- the LOC120664891 gene encoding dolichyl-diphosphooligosaccharide--protein glycosyltransferase subunit STT3A, which translates to MAEPEVSSAAAGGGGRLRNAFGGVLCAFTLLLIGVVAFSIRLFSVIKYESVIHEFDPYFNFRVTQFLSKNGIYEFWNWFDDRTWYPLGRVIGGTVYPGLTLTAGTIWWLVNSLNIPLSVETVCVFTAPIFSANASWATYLLTKEAKGTGAGLMAAAILAMVPSYISRSVAGSYDNEAVAIFALIFTFYLYVKTLNTGSLFYATLNALSYFYMVCSWGGYTFIINLIPMHVLLCIVTGRYSSRLYIAYAPLVILGTLLAALVPVVGFNAVMTSEHFASFLVFIILHVVALVYYIKGLLSPRLFKVAMTLVISVGLAVCFAVVAVLVALVASSPTKGWSGRSLSLLDPTYASKYIPIIASVSEHQPPTWPSYFMDINVLAFLIPAGIISCFLPLSDASSFMVLYLVTAVYFSGVMVRLMLVLAPAACILSGIALSEVFGVLTRSIKFQLSKLFDDSSAASGDSSSESSTNSAKSETRNEKSETAPKEKPSKKNRKKEKEVAESVPVKTKKEKRLLVLPFELSVMGILLLIVLGGFYVVHCVWAAAEAYSAPSIVLTSRSRDGLHVFDDFREAYAWLSHNTDVDDKVASWWDYGYQTTAMANRTVIVDNNTWNNTHIATVGTAMSSPEKAAWEIFNSLDVKYVLVVFGGLVGYPSDDINKFLWMVRIGGGVFPHIKEPDYLRDGQYRVDAQATPTMLNCLMYKLCYYRFVETDGKGFDRVRGYEIGKKHFKLTHFEEVFTTHHWMVRIYKLKPQKNRVRGKLKKLKSNAKTSSTLAAGRKKNPWQ; encoded by the exons ATGGCGGAGCCCGAGGtctcctccgcggcggccggcggcggcggacgactcCGTAACGCCTTCGGCGGCGTGCTCTGTGCCTTCACGCTCCTCCTCATCGGCGTCGTCGCGTTCTCGATCCGCCTCTTCTCT GTAATCAAGTACGAGAGCGTGATCCACGAGTTCGACCCCTACTTCAACTTCCGCGTCACTCAG TTTTTGTCGAAGAATGGAATTTACGAGTTTTGGAACTGGTTTGATGATAGGACATG GTACCCTCTTGGCCGTGTGATTGGTGGCACTGTGTATCCTGGTTTGACATTGACTGCTGGAACTATTTGGTG GTTGGTGAACTCTCTTAACATCCCATTGTCTGTGGAGACAGTTTGTGTGTTCACAGCTCCAATTTTCTCGGCAAATGCTTCTTGGGCTACTTACCTGTTAACAAAG GAAGCAAAGGGCACTGGAGCTGGATTAATGGCAGCAGCCATTTTGGCAATG GTCCCCTCGTACATCTCAAGATCAGTTGCAGGCAGCTATGATAATGAAGCTGTAGCAATATTCGCCTTGATATTTACATTTTATCTGTATGTAAAG ACACTGAACACAGGGTCACTCTTTTATGCAACGCTCAATGCCCTCTCGTATTTCTACATG GTGTGCTCTTGGGGAGGCTACACGTTCATTATCAACCTTATCCCGATGCATGTTCTCTTGTGCATTGTAACTGGCCGTTATTCATCGCGGCTCTACATTGCATATGCTCCCCTT GTTATACTTGGAACACTTCTGGCAGCCTTAGTACCTGTTGTTGGTTTTAATGCAGTAATGACCTCTGAGCACTTCGCATCATTTCTG GTGTTCATAATCCTTCATGTGGTTGCTCTTGTGTATTACATCAAAGGGCTTTTGTCTCCTAGGCTGTTCAAAGTTGCTATGACTCTTGTCATATCTGTTGGCTT AGCCGTTTGTTTTGCTGTAGTAGCTGTGCTTGTTGCGTTGGTGGCATCTAGTCCAACAAAAGGCTGGAGTGGCCGCAGTTTGAGTCTACTTGACCC AACTTATGCAAGCAAGTATATCCCCATCATTGCCAGTGTCAGTGAACACCAACCTCCTACCTGGCCCTCTTATTTTATGGAtatcaatgtgttggccttCCTGATTCCTGCTGGGATTATT TCATGCTTCTTGCCTTTGTCCGATGCAAGCTCCTTCATGGTCTTGTACTTAGTCACTGCTGTTTATTTTTCTGGAGTAATG GTGCGGCTTATGCTTGTTCTTGCTCCTGCTGCATGCATTCTATCTGGGATTGCGCTCTCTGAAGTTTTTGGTGTCCTCACACGATCCATTAAATTTCAGCTGTCAAAATTATTTGATGATAGCTCTGCTGCT TCAGGTGACAGTAGCTCAGAGAGTTCTACAAATTCAGCAAAAAGTGAAACTAGGAATGAAAAATCTGAAACAGCTCCAAAGGAAAAACCATCAAAGAAGAACcgaaagaaggaaaaagaagtgGCAGAGAGTGTTCCTGTAAAGactaaaaaggaaaagaggcTTTTGGTTCTGCCTTTTGAATTATCCGTTATGGGTATTTTGTTGCTGATTGTGTTAGGTGGTTTCTATGTG GTCCATTGTGTATGGGCAGCAGCTGAAGCGTACTCTGCGCCTTCAATTGTGCTGACATCTCGCTCACGCGATGGATTGCATGTTTTTGATGATTTCCGTGAAGCTTATGCATGGCTGAGCCATAACACAGATGTTGACGACAAG GTTGCTTCCTGGTGGGACTACGGTTACCAAACAACTGCAATGGCCAACAGAACTGTGATTGTAGACAACAATACCTGGAACAACACTCACATAGCAACAGTTGGTACAGCAATGTCATCCCCGGAAAAAGCAGCTTGGGAAATCTTCAATTCTTTAGATGTCAAATACGTGCTTGTTGTCTTTGGAG GGCTTGTTGGCTACCCTAGTGATGATATCAATAAGTTCCTTTGGATGGTTCGCATAGGAGGTGGTGTATTTCCTCACATCAAAGAGCCAGATTATCTT AGGGATGGCCAGTACCGTGTTGATGCTCAAGCCACTCCAACTATGCTGAATTGCCTCATGTACAAGCTTTGCTATTACAG GTTTGTGGAGACTGATGGAAAAGGCTTTGACAGAGTAAGAGGATATGAAATAGGAAAGAAGCATTTCAAGCTAACACATTTTGAGGAG GTATTCACAACTCACCATTGGATGGTCCGAATTTACAAACTGAAACCCCAAAAGAACAGGGTTCGAGGCAAGTTGAAGAAGTTGAAATCT AATGCCAAAACTAGTTCCACCCTTGCGGCAGGCCGAAAGAAGAACCCGTGGCAATAG